The sequence CCACCTGTCCGGAAACAAACAGTAAATCACCAGAGCGGATCGCTGCAGAATAACCGTGCTGCTCATACAGCGCGTGGCGATTTGCAGGGAAAACGGGTTTCGGTTGGTTCATAACGGATCCTTTCTTTGGACAGGGACAATGGATGCGCGGCATAAATAAATGAATTAAGATACGCGGCGTATGTCAACCTAATCACACATACGCCGCGTATGTCAAACGACTTGCGTGGTGTAGATTGCAAGGAGTTCTTATGGCAGCCAAACGCCGCGCCGAAACGATGGAAGAAACCCGCACTAAATTGATTGCGGCTGCACGTAAAGCCTTTGCCGAAAAAGGGTTTGCCGCAGCCTCGATGGATGATTTTACTGCCAGCGTGGGCCTGACGCGCGGGGCCCTGTATCATAATTTTGGCGATAAAAAGGGGTTACTTGCCGCTGTCGTTACCCAGATTGATTCTGAAATGGCGCAAAGCGCCAAAAGTGCAGCGGCACATGTGAAGGATGACCAGCAAAAGCTTCTGGCAGAAGGGATAGCCTATATCGAAATGGCGCTGGATGAAGAAGTCCGTCGCATCGTTCTGCTTGATGGTCCGGCTTTTCTTGGGGACCCGGGAAAATGGCCGAGCCAGAATAACTGCCTCGGCGCTACGCGTAAGAGCCTTTCCGACCTGATTGAACGCGGCTTAATCGAACCGGTAGATGTTGATGCCACCGCCTGGCTGTTAAA comes from Enterobacter kobei and encodes:
- a CDS encoding TetR/AcrR family transcriptional regulator, with translation MAAKRRAETMEETRTKLIAAARKAFAEKGFAAASMDDFTASVGLTRGALYHNFGDKKGLLAAVVTQIDSEMAQSAKSAAAHVKDDQQKLLAEGIAYIEMALDEEVRRIVLLDGPAFLGDPGKWPSQNNCLGATRKSLSDLIERGLIEPVDVDATAWLLNGAALNAAQWVGASEDPQQALPKAIQVFTLLVNGLVKGVIPPEATA